From the genome of Candidatus Chlamydia corallus, one region includes:
- a CDS encoding SET domain-containing protein translates to MSIVTTKSSSIHLSLNSNWQDSQPYSLERASELLRFRFLPSLVFSDWRVEQQIISFCRKAKKRRLISPLAKWLGKLHKQDLLRPPTLPVSVCWINSHIGYGVFAHDEIAPWTYIGEYTGILRRRQAIWMDENDYCFRYPMPLFTLRYFTIDSGNQGNITRFINHSDQPNAEAVGIFNDGLFHVIIRTIAPIHAGQEICYHYGPLYWKQRKKREEFIPEEK, encoded by the coding sequence ATGTCCATAGTAACCACTAAATCTTCTTCTATACATCTTTCTTTGAATAGCAATTGGCAAGATAGCCAACCTTACTCTTTGGAGCGGGCTAGCGAACTTCTTCGTTTTCGATTCCTTCCTTCTCTAGTTTTTTCTGACTGGAGGGTCGAACAGCAAATCATTAGTTTTTGTCGCAAAGCGAAAAAACGTCGTTTGATTTCCCCTCTAGCAAAGTGGTTAGGGAAGCTGCATAAGCAAGATCTACTGCGTCCCCCTACCCTACCAGTTTCTGTATGTTGGATTAATTCGCACATAGGGTATGGAGTTTTTGCTCATGATGAAATTGCTCCGTGGACATACATCGGAGAATATACGGGAATTTTGCGTCGACGTCAGGCAATTTGGATGGATGAAAACGATTACTGTTTTCGCTATCCTATGCCTTTATTTACTTTAAGATATTTTACTATTGATAGTGGAAATCAGGGAAATATCACACGTTTTATTAATCATAGCGATCAACCTAATGCTGAAGCTGTAGGGATTTTCAATGATGGTTTATTTCATGTGATTATCAGGACAATAGCACCCATACATGCGGGCCAAGAAATCTGTTATCATTATGGCCCGCTGTACTGGAAACAAAGAAAAAAGCGAGAAGAATTTATTCCTGAAGAGAAGTAA
- a CDS encoding YbhB/YbcL family Raf kinase inhibitor-like protein: MQLLSPAFAYGRPIPQKYTCQGAGISPPLTFIDVPDTAKSLALIVEDPDVPKEIRSDGLWIHWIVYNLSTTITDLAEGAEIFAVQGLNTSGKPVYEGPCPPDRQHRYFFTLFALNVVLPEEENVTWDQLYEAMENHIIEQAELMGTYEKS; the protein is encoded by the coding sequence ATGCAATTATTGTCACCAGCGTTTGCTTATGGCCGCCCCATTCCTCAGAAGTATACATGCCAGGGAGCGGGAATTTCCCCTCCTTTGACCTTCATAGACGTTCCTGATACAGCAAAAAGTCTTGCTTTGATCGTCGAAGATCCTGACGTGCCTAAGGAAATTCGTAGCGATGGTCTGTGGATCCACTGGATAGTCTATAACTTGTCTACCACAATTACTGATCTCGCCGAGGGAGCTGAAATCTTTGCTGTGCAGGGATTAAATACTTCTGGAAAGCCTGTTTATGAAGGTCCTTGTCCTCCAGATAGGCAGCATCGCTACTTCTTTACTCTATTTGCTCTTAATGTAGTTCTTCCAGAAGAAGAAAACGTTACCTGGGATCAGCTATATGAGGCCATGGAAAATCATATTATAGAACAGGCAGAGCTAATGGGAACCTACGAAAAAAGCTAG
- a CDS encoding alanine/glycine:cation symporter family protein, translating into MLHFIEQLNKFATSFCVFPMILLLGGLLTWKLRGLQFHGLKLGFNLMLQNKLDDASSKVGEVSSYEAVAGILAGNFGTGNIAGMAIALVCGGPGALVWIWLAALLGAIVQYAGSYLGSKYRKPEGNSGEFVGGPIACLAFGMRKKILAGLFALFTIMTAFCAGNCVQVSCIVPLCAEGTLGKLLVGTVLALVVIPVLAGGNNRILRFSARVIPFIAGFYCISCGVILFQHVSAILPAIKLICSSAFGLKAGLAGIGGYTLSQVISTGINRAVMATDCGSGMVSILQANTKSKNPIVDGLVTLVPPVIVMIVCSITTLVLIVSGAYSSGAQGTLMVMSAFKNSLGSIGGVVVILAMALFGYTTILTWFACAEKSLQYMIPGRRANLWLKAIYVLMIPLGGIIDMRMIWALSDTGFSGMVILNCIALIALLKDVISTNRGVALLKEHEGYLADPVRNLDT; encoded by the coding sequence ATGTTACATTTTATAGAACAGTTAAATAAATTCGCTACGTCGTTTTGTGTATTCCCTATGATCTTATTGTTAGGGGGACTCTTAACATGGAAATTGCGGGGATTACAGTTTCATGGTTTAAAGCTAGGCTTTAATTTGATGCTTCAAAATAAATTAGACGATGCTTCGTCAAAAGTAGGCGAAGTCTCTTCTTACGAAGCGGTAGCTGGAATCTTAGCTGGAAATTTTGGTACTGGAAATATCGCTGGTATGGCTATCGCCTTAGTTTGCGGAGGTCCAGGAGCATTGGTCTGGATATGGCTTGCAGCTTTGCTCGGAGCTATCGTGCAATATGCTGGCTCATATTTAGGATCTAAATACAGGAAACCAGAAGGAAATTCAGGAGAATTTGTTGGAGGACCCATAGCTTGCCTTGCCTTTGGCATGCGTAAAAAAATTCTTGCAGGACTCTTTGCTTTATTCACTATTATGACAGCCTTCTGTGCAGGAAACTGTGTTCAAGTAAGTTGTATTGTTCCTCTATGTGCAGAAGGAACACTAGGGAAGTTACTTGTTGGAACTGTACTCGCACTTGTAGTTATCCCCGTCTTAGCAGGTGGTAATAACCGCATTCTAAGATTTTCAGCTCGTGTGATTCCCTTTATAGCAGGATTTTACTGTATTTCTTGTGGAGTCATTCTCTTCCAACATGTATCGGCGATTCTTCCCGCAATTAAACTCATATGTTCTTCAGCATTTGGACTCAAAGCTGGACTAGCTGGAATTGGAGGGTATACGCTCTCACAAGTCATCTCTACAGGTATTAATCGTGCAGTCATGGCTACAGATTGTGGCAGTGGAATGGTATCTATTTTGCAGGCAAATACAAAAAGCAAAAATCCTATTGTAGACGGACTTGTCACTCTGGTTCCCCCAGTGATTGTTATGATTGTTTGTTCAATCACGACACTTGTTCTTATTGTCTCAGGTGCTTATAGCTCGGGAGCGCAAGGCACTTTGATGGTGATGAGTGCATTTAAAAACAGCCTCGGCTCTATAGGTGGTGTTGTCGTTATTCTAGCGATGGCCTTATTTGGATATACAACAATATTGACATGGTTTGCTTGCGCAGAAAAAAGTTTACAATATATGATCCCAGGAAGACGTGCAAATCTATGGCTGAAGGCTATATATGTATTGATGATTCCTCTCGGGGGTATTATAGACATGCGTATGATTTGGGCCTTATCTGACACAGGTTTTTCTGGTATGGTCATCTTGAACTGCATAGCTCTAATAGCTCTATTGAAGGATGTTATATCTACAAACCGAGGTGTTGCTCTGCTCAAAGAGCATGAGGGCTATCTTGCAGATCCTGTGCGTAATTTAGATACTTAA
- the ribH gene encoding 6,7-dimethyl-8-ribityllumazine synthase has product MKTLKGHLSAKNLRIAIVGSCFNQAMADALVSGAQETFLKFGGSEDGLTTIRVPGAFEVPCTIKKLLSSGEKFDAIVACGVLIQGKTDHYNQIVNQVTAGIGAISLEFCLPITLSIVTAPSPEIAWERSGIKGCHLGISGMTTAIEMATLFAQI; this is encoded by the coding sequence ATGAAAACATTGAAAGGACATTTGTCAGCGAAGAATCTACGTATTGCTATTGTTGGCTCTTGCTTTAATCAGGCTATGGCTGATGCCCTTGTCTCTGGAGCTCAAGAAACTTTTTTGAAGTTCGGAGGTAGTGAAGATGGATTGACTACTATCCGTGTTCCTGGAGCTTTTGAGGTTCCCTGTACGATCAAAAAACTTTTATCTTCTGGGGAAAAGTTCGATGCTATTGTTGCCTGTGGCGTCCTTATTCAAGGAAAAACAGACCATTATAACCAAATTGTAAATCAAGTAACTGCAGGTATTGGTGCAATCTCTTTGGAATTTTGTCTTCCCATAACATTGTCAATAGTTACAGCTCCCTCTCCAGAAATTGCTTGGGAAAGATCAGGTATTAAAGGATGCCACTTGGGAATTTCTGGAATGACTACAGCGATAGAAATGGCCACACTATTTGCTCAAATCTAG
- a CDS encoding bifunctional 3,4-dihydroxy-2-butanone-4-phosphate synthase/GTP cyclohydrolase II has product MIETQEEIGAPDFVSLEQAVEDLRAGKFVIVVDEASREDEGDLIIAGEKITVEKMTFLLQHTTGVVCAALSQERLLRLGLPPMVQDNRCRFKTPFTISVDAAHGVTTGVSAADRTKVVQLLADPESKPEDFISPGHFFPLASSPGGVLKRAGHTESTVDLMELAGLQPCGVLAELVNEDYSMMRLPQILEFATKYNIAVISVTSIIAHRMLSDRLVSKISSARLPTTYGDFTIHVYESLLDGIQHLALVKGEVAGKSNVLVRVHSECITGDILGSKRCDCGEQLNSAMRYIAQQGEGVIIYLRGQEGRGIGLGYKVRAYALQDNGYDTVDANLAMGFPIDSREYGIGAQILVDLKLTTINLITHNPQKYFGLQGFGLTITERVALPVRVSEDNEQYLRTKQERMGHWLDLPCCNNQLR; this is encoded by the coding sequence ATGATAGAAACTCAAGAAGAAATAGGCGCTCCAGATTTTGTTTCTTTAGAGCAGGCTGTTGAGGATCTAAGAGCAGGAAAGTTTGTTATTGTTGTTGACGAAGCTTCTAGAGAAGATGAGGGTGACCTTATTATAGCAGGAGAAAAAATTACCGTTGAAAAGATGACCTTTCTTCTTCAGCATACCACAGGGGTTGTTTGCGCTGCTTTAAGCCAAGAACGTCTCTTACGTTTGGGGCTTCCTCCGATGGTCCAAGATAATCGTTGCCGTTTTAAAACTCCCTTTACCATATCCGTAGATGCTGCTCATGGAGTGACTACAGGAGTTTCTGCTGCAGATAGAACTAAAGTAGTACAGCTATTAGCAGACCCTGAGAGTAAACCTGAAGATTTTATTAGCCCAGGACACTTTTTCCCCCTAGCAAGTTCTCCAGGAGGAGTGTTAAAACGAGCAGGTCATACAGAATCTACTGTTGATCTCATGGAGCTAGCAGGACTTCAGCCTTGTGGTGTGCTCGCAGAACTAGTGAATGAAGATTATTCTATGATGCGATTACCACAAATTTTAGAATTTGCCACGAAATACAATATTGCTGTGATTTCCGTGACATCGATTATAGCTCATCGAATGCTCTCCGATCGTCTGGTCTCTAAAATCTCCTCAGCACGTCTCCCTACAACTTACGGAGACTTCACGATTCATGTCTATGAATCATTATTAGACGGAATACAACATCTTGCTTTGGTAAAAGGCGAGGTTGCAGGAAAAAGTAATGTCCTAGTACGTGTCCACTCAGAGTGCATCACAGGAGATATTTTAGGATCTAAGCGCTGTGATTGTGGAGAACAACTGAATTCAGCAATGCGCTACATTGCTCAACAGGGAGAAGGTGTTATTATTTACTTGCGAGGGCAAGAAGGGCGTGGTATCGGTTTAGGCTATAAAGTACGTGCCTATGCTCTTCAAGATAACGGTTATGATACTGTGGATGCAAACTTAGCGATGGGATTCCCTATAGACTCAAGGGAATATGGCATAGGAGCACAAATTCTTGTTGATCTAAAGTTGACAACGATTAACTTAATCACTCACAATCCTCAAAAATATTTTGGGCTTCAGGGTTTCGGACTCACCATTACCGAGAGAGTGGCTCTTCCTGTGCGGGTTTCTGAAGACAACGAGCAATATTTAAGAACAAAACAGGAACGTATGGGACATTGGCTAGATCTCCCGTGCTGTAACAATCAGTTACGATAA
- the ribD gene encoding bifunctional diaminohydroxyphosphoribosylaminopyrimidine deaminase/5-amino-6-(5-phosphoribosylamino)uracil reductase RibD, whose translation MEDFSEQQLFFMRRAIEIGEKGKMTAPPNPWVGCVIVQGNRIIGEGFHAYAGGRHAEEVAIQNASQPICGSDMYVSLEPCSHSGSRPPCTHLLIKHKVARVFVALIDPDSKVAGQGVALLRQAGIQVYVGIGESEAYASLQPYLYQRTYNRPWTILKSAASIDGQVADSQGKSQWITCPEARYDVGKLRAESQAILIGSRTVLLDDPSLTARQPQGALYPQQPLRVVLDSSGKVPLTSQVFDKRSRTLYVTTERCPKNYIKVLDSLDIPVLLTESTPSGVDLQMVYDYLSKKKILQILVEGGATLHTSLLKEKLVNSVILYSGPMILGNQKKPFVGVLGNLLESAIPLVLKSSQILGNSLKIVWEISPHFLNP comes from the coding sequence ATGGAAGATTTCTCTGAGCAACAACTCTTTTTTATGCGGCGTGCTATAGAAATCGGAGAAAAAGGTAAAATGACTGCCCCGCCAAATCCCTGGGTAGGGTGTGTTATCGTTCAAGGAAATCGCATCATTGGGGAGGGATTCCATGCTTATGCTGGAGGGCGTCATGCTGAAGAGGTTGCTATACAAAATGCCTCTCAACCTATCTGTGGATCAGATATGTATGTTTCTCTCGAGCCCTGCTCTCACTCTGGATCACGTCCTCCGTGTACTCACTTACTGATTAAACATAAGGTAGCCAGAGTCTTTGTTGCTCTCATTGACCCCGATTCTAAAGTTGCGGGTCAGGGAGTAGCACTATTACGTCAGGCAGGGATTCAGGTCTATGTTGGTATTGGAGAGAGTGAGGCATACGCCTCGCTACAGCCTTATTTATACCAACGGACCTATAATCGTCCGTGGACAATACTTAAAAGTGCAGCAAGTATTGATGGCCAAGTTGCCGATTCTCAAGGAAAGTCTCAATGGATTACTTGTCCAGAGGCTCGGTATGATGTGGGAAAGTTGCGTGCAGAGTCTCAAGCCATTCTTATCGGTTCTCGTACTGTTCTTCTTGACGATCCATCGCTCACAGCACGACAACCTCAGGGAGCACTCTACCCTCAGCAACCCTTACGTGTTGTCTTAGATAGTTCTGGGAAGGTCCCCCTTACATCCCAAGTCTTTGATAAGAGAAGCCGTACTCTCTATGTAACGACAGAACGATGTCCTAAAAATTATATAAAAGTTTTAGATTCTTTAGATATTCCAGTTTTATTAACAGAATCTACTCCATCAGGAGTCGATCTTCAGATGGTCTATGACTATCTTTCCAAAAAAAAAATACTACAGATTCTTGTAGAAGGAGGAGCCACTCTACATACCTCTTTATTAAAAGAAAAACTTGTTAATTCTGTGATTCTTTACTCTGGACCCATGATTCTTGGTAATCAGAAGAAACCTTTCGTCGGAGTGTTGGGAAATCTTTTGGAGTCGGCGATTCCCCTCGTTCTCAAAAGTTCCCAAATTTTAGGAAATTCTTTAAAAATAGTATGGGAGATTTCACCTCACTTTTTGAATCCATAA
- the serS gene encoding serine--tRNA ligase, which translates to MLDIKIIRKTPEKCETRLRKKDPKISLELILSLDKEVRQFKTDSETLQAHRRVLSQEIYKAKTQGIDAKNLMQEVETLAANLEKIEEQLNKKNMQLHELLCHLPNYPADDIPVSEDKSGNQVIKSVGDLPAFSFPPKHHLELNQKLDILDFQAAAKTTGSGWPAYKNRGVLLEWALLTYMLQKQAAHGFQLWLPPLLVKKEILFGSGQIPKFDGQYYRVEDGDQYLYLIPTAEVVLNGFHSQDILTEKELPLYYAAFTPCFRREAGAAGAHERGLVRVHQFHKVEMFAFTTPDQDDIAYAKMLTIVEEILTELKLPYRLSLLSTGDMSFTASKTIDAEVWLPGQKAFYEVSSISQCTDFQSRRSGTRYKDSQGKLQFVHTLNGSGLATPRLLVAILENNQQPDGSVIIPEVLRPYLGGLETLLPNTIENTRDCG; encoded by the coding sequence ATGTTGGATATAAAAATTATACGCAAGACTCCCGAAAAATGCGAAACTCGGCTTCGTAAAAAAGATCCAAAAATTTCTTTAGAGCTCATACTCTCTTTGGATAAAGAGGTCCGTCAATTCAAGACCGATTCAGAAACTCTACAAGCACATAGACGAGTGTTGTCTCAAGAGATATATAAAGCCAAAACTCAAGGGATAGACGCCAAGAACTTGATGCAAGAGGTAGAAACCCTCGCTGCTAATCTTGAAAAAATTGAAGAACAGCTCAATAAAAAAAATATGCAATTACATGAATTGCTTTGTCATCTTCCGAATTACCCTGCTGATGACATTCCTGTATCTGAGGATAAATCAGGAAACCAAGTAATCAAAAGTGTTGGAGACCTTCCCGCATTTTCCTTTCCTCCGAAGCATCACTTAGAGCTAAATCAGAAATTAGATATTTTAGACTTTCAAGCAGCAGCAAAAACGACAGGATCAGGATGGCCTGCTTATAAAAATCGTGGTGTTCTTTTGGAATGGGCTCTTCTTACCTATATGCTACAGAAGCAAGCAGCTCATGGATTTCAGCTTTGGCTCCCTCCTTTATTAGTAAAAAAAGAAATTTTATTTGGTTCTGGGCAGATTCCGAAATTTGACGGACAATACTACCGCGTTGAAGATGGAGATCAGTACCTCTATCTCATCCCAACTGCTGAAGTAGTGCTGAACGGTTTTCATTCGCAAGACATCCTAACAGAAAAAGAACTTCCTCTTTACTATGCTGCATTCACTCCGTGCTTCCGCAGAGAAGCGGGTGCTGCAGGAGCTCATGAGAGAGGGCTTGTACGAGTACATCAATTCCATAAGGTAGAAATGTTTGCCTTTACAACACCCGATCAAGATGATATTGCTTATGCAAAAATGCTTACTATTGTTGAAGAAATCCTTACAGAGCTGAAATTGCCTTATCGTCTTTCTTTGCTTTCCACAGGAGATATGTCTTTTACAGCATCCAAGACTATAGATGCTGAGGTCTGGTTGCCAGGACAAAAAGCTTTTTATGAAGTCTCTTCTATTTCTCAGTGTACTGATTTCCAGTCACGGCGATCTGGAACTCGGTATAAAGATAGCCAAGGCAAACTACAGTTTGTTCATACTCTTAACGGCTCAGGCCTGGCAACACCTCGTCTCCTTGTGGCTATTTTAGAAAATAACCAACAACCTGATGGTTCTGTGATCATTCCCGAAGTGCTTCGTCCTTATTTAGGAGGGTTGGAGACTCTTCTACCAAACACGATTGAGAACACACGA